A segment of the Fusobacterium ulcerans genome:
TATCATAATGATAGGGAATATAGTTACACTTCATTTAATTTATATTTGTCTATTTTTCTATAGAGAGTTGCAATTCCTATACCAAGTCTATCAGCAGCTTTGTTTTTACAGTTTGAATCATCCTTATACAGGTCTAAAGCTTTTTTTATCATAACTTTTTCCATTTCTTCAATGGTACATATATCATCACTGTCATTGAGAGAAATAACTTTACTACTTTTTACATTTTCTTTATTCTTTAAGATATTGTCATAAAGCATAGTTTTAGTTATTCTTCCAGAATCATCAGCCATATTTACCATAAATTCTATAATGTTTTCAAGTTCTCTGACATTTCCAGGCCATGAATAATTTTTTAATATCTCTTTTACATCATCATCTATTGTATGAACATATTTATTGAAAATGTTGTTGTATTTTTCTATAAGCTTATCAATGATAAGGAAAAGGTCGTGGTCTCTTTCGCAAAGAGGGGGAATTTCAATAGGAATTACATTTAATCTATAATATAGATCCTCTCTGAATTTATTTTCCTCTACCATTTTTTTTAAATCCATATTAGTAGCAGCTATTACTCTGAGATCTAGATTAATAAGCTTGTTTGATCCTATTCTTACCAAAGTTCTTTCCTGTAATACTCTTAGAAGTTTTACCTGTAAAGAGTATGGCATTTCCCCTATCTCATCCAGAAATATATCTCCAGTATTGGCAAGTTCAAATTTTCCTACTCTACCTTCTGAACTGGCACCACTAAATGCACCTTTTACATAACCAAAGAGCTCACTTTCTAAAAGAGAGTCAGGAATAGCACCGCAGTTGATTGCTATAAAAGGTCTGTTTCTTCTTTCACCGCTGTCATGAATGGCTCTGGCTACTAATTCTTTTCCAGTTCCGCTTTTTCCAGTGATAAGGACAGTAGATTTAGTATCTGCCACTTTTCTTATTTTATTTTTCAAACTTTGCATTACTTCAGATTCCCCAATTATAGCATCTAAAGCTGATGATTCATTATTTCCCTTTGTACTTTTGGGAATATCAGTATTTACATTATCAAAGATAAATATAGTATAGGCTTTTTCATTTATTGAAGATATCGGAATTGAAACTCCAACCATATTAAAATATTTATCATCAATTGTCATTTCAAATATATCTTTTCCAAGAATAGTAAGTTTTTTAGAAACAATATTTACCTGCTTTGAAGTATAGTCTGCTCCTAGCTTCATAGTTTTCATTGCAGGTTTATTTGCATTGACGATGTAATTATTAGCATCTAAAGAAAGGACACATTTATCCATATTATTTAATATTTGTTTGAAAACATCATTCACTTCTTGAGTTTTTATTTCATTTTGATATTCATATACTTTTCCAGATATAAAGTCACCTATTTGTTCAAGAAACTTAAGATAAGAGTCAAGGTTGCTAAGAACTTTATTTTTTTGTAAATCCGTAGTACATATAAGTCCAATTACTCCGATTACTTCATCTTTATATAATATAGGAGAAGAGAGCTCCAGCTTTTCTTTACATTCTTTTTTATAATTACATTTTTTACAAAGTTCATGTTTTCTAGGCTCTGTAATTAAAAGACTTTTTTTAGTATTAATTACTTCTTTATATACAACACCACTTACTATTTCATTATTTTTATCTTGAAATAAACCAGTTCCAGCTATTCTTACAAGATCAGCATCAACTATTTCTACTTCTGCTTCAATTACATTAGATATTATATTAGCATACTTTTTTACATGATTTTCTATATTTTTTAGTTTAGACATCTGTGACCTCCATAAAAGAGCAGTCAAAAATTATGACCGCTTTTAACCATTATATCATATATTTTATAAAAAGAAAGGAAGAGTTTATCAAAATGATATTTATTTTTTATCATTATGATAATGAGAAGAGATTTAGTGAATGATTTTTTTAAAATTTAAATGGTTTTTATATTAATAATGAAAAATTAGGTGACTGTGGAAGAATTTGTATATTTTTATTGTATTGGCATACATATTGCTTTTAAATTTAACAAGCAAATAAGATAGGAGGGAATATTTTGATATTAATCAATGGAAGAATAATAACTCAAGATATTGAAAGACCATACATAGAAAATGGAAGTATAGTCATAAAGGGAGAAAAAATAGTAGATTTAGGTAATACTGAAGATATGATAAAAAAATATCCCCATGAAGAAATTGAAGATGTCAAAGGAAAAGTAATAATGCCTGGGCTGATAAATACTCATCATCATATTTATAGCGCCTTTGCCAGAGGGATGAAATCTAATGGAAAACCTTCAAAAGATTTTATTGAAATACTTGAAAATCTTTGGTGGAAGCTGGACAAAAAATTAAACTTGGAAGATGTGGAATACAGTGCTTTGACAACATATACAGATTGTATAAAAAATGGAGTAACAACAGTATTTGACCACCATGCAAGTCCTTATGCCATAACAGGAAGTCTGGAAACTATAGCAGAAGCAGCAAATAAATTAGGAATAAGAACATGCCTTTGTTATGAAGTTTCTGATAGAGACGGAATGGAAATAATGGAAGAAGGAATAAAAGAAAATATAAACTTTATAAAAAAATATAACACTGATTCTCAAAATATGATAAAGGGAATGTTTGGACTTCATGCTTCTTTTACTCTGTCAGATGCAAGTCTGAGAAGATGTGATGAAGAGATGAAAGGACTTAATGCTGGATATCATGTACATACAGCTGAAGGAAAAGCTGATCTAGAAGATTCATTGAAAAAATATAATAAAAGAGTAGTTGAAAGATTGAGAGATTTTAATATTCTTGGAGATAAAACTATAGCAGTTCACTGTATCCATATAAATGAAGAGGAAATGAACATCCTTAGAGATACAAAAACAAATGTAGTACATAATGCTGAATCTAATATGGGAAATGCAGTTGGATGTTCTCCATTTTTGGAAATGTTTGCTAAAGGAATAAATATAGGAATAGGAACAGATGGGTATACAAGTGATATGTTTGAGTCTATGAAAGTAGCTAATATTTTGCACAAACATGAAAAGAAAGATCCTTCAGCAGCATGGGGAGAAGTACCAACAGCTCTATTTGAAAATAATAGAAAAATAGCTGAAAAATATTTTAAGGGAGATATAGGAGTAATCAAAGCAGGAGCATTAGCTGATGTAATAGTAGTAGATTATGATCCTCTTACTCCAATGGATGGAAATAACACTAATGGTCACATACTTTTTGGAATGATGGGAAGAAGTGTAGTGACAACTATAATAAATGGAAAAATAGTAATGAAAGACAGAAAACTCCTTACAGGAGATGAAAAAGGAATATTTGGACACTCAAGGGAAACAGCACAAAAATTGTGGAATAGAATGTAATACAAATTATGGGTTGGGGGTATTTTAATGATGGATATCAAAGCAGCAAATGTAGGACAAATCAGCTCAATAGATACAATGCTGAGCCCAAAAGAACTTTTTCTTTTTGGAATGCAGCATATAGCAGCAATGTGTGCAGGAGCTATGGCAGTTCCTATCATTCTTGGAAATTCTTTGGGAATGACATATGATCAAATAAGTATATTAGTAGCTGCCTCTTTTATGATGGCAGGATTGGGAACTATTATACAAACTTTAGGTATTGGAAAAAAAATAGGGTCAAGACTTCCAATGGTGGAAGGAGTAAGTTTTGCAGGAGTAGCAGCTCTATCTGCTGTAGGAGTGGCATATAGAGATGCAGATCCAGTAATGGGAATACAAGTGATGATGGGAGCAACTATTATTTCAGGAGTATTTTGTATAGTGGTAGCACCAGTGTTTGGAAAATTACTGAAATTTTTTCCACCTCTTGTATCAGGAGTAGTAGTTACATGTATGGGATTATCCCTTATACCAGTAGCTATTAGATGGATAGGAGGAGGAAATCCTTCAGCAGAAAATTTTGGTAATTTTAAAAGTATACTTTTAGCTGGAATAACTTTGATAATAATAGTGGGAATTCAGAAAATATCAAAGGGATTTCTTGGAAATATAGCTATTTTATTAGGAATAATAGCAGGAACATTAATAGCTATACCTATGGGAATGGTAGAATTTTCAAATGTTTCTGAAGCAGGAATTTTTAACCTTAATACACCATTGTATTTTGGAATGCCAAAGTTTGATATAACAGCAGTACTGTCTCTGTTTTTGGTACAGTTAGTAATTATGACAGATGCAACTGGGAATCAACTGAATCTCAGTAATATCTGTAAGGCTGATGAAAAAGATGAAGGAAGGCTGGTAGCAGGATTGAGAGCCCATGGACTTTCTTCAGTATTAGGTGGGCTATTTAATACATTTCCACACTCACTTTTTGGGCAGAATGTAGGAATAGCTGCAATAACAGGAGTATCAAGCCGTTTTGTAGGAACCGCAGCAGGAGTAATGCTTCTGGCAGTGAGTTTTTTTCCTAAGCTCATAAATATACTTACATCTATTCCAGAACCAGTATTAGGCGGAGCAGGAATAATAATGTTTGGTATAGTTGCAGCCAATGGAATAAAAAGACTTGGAGAAGTAAACTACAATGGAAATAAAAATCTTATGATAGTTGCTACAAGTATAGGAATAGCCCTTATACCAATAGCAGTACCAGAGTTTTTTAAACATTTTCCAAGCTGGGGAAAAATACTTTTTCAAAGTCCAGTAACTTTAGGATGCCTTTCAGTGCTTATACTGAATATAATCTTCAATGAATTAGGAAAGAGCAAGAAGTAAGCAGCAATCAAGAAAAGTAAGAAATGAGAAGTAGGAGAAAATAAAAAATAAAGTAAAAATAGAGAAGTAAAAATTGAAGAAAATAAAAAATAGAAATTAAAATATAAAAATTAAAATGTAATTTTAGGAGGAAAAATGGCAGATATAAGAGTTAAAATAGCAGGTTTAGAATATGAGAATCCAGTGATAGTGGCAGCAGGACCACCTTCAAAGGATGCAGAAGCATGCAGAGCATGTGTAGAAAATGGAGCAGCAGGAGTAGTTGCAAAAACTGTATCAGCAGTTCCAGCAAATGTACCAAAACCATGTATGCACGACTTTAAAGGAAAACTATTTCTTAATACAGAATTATGGTCTGAACTTTCAGTGGAACACTGGATGGCAGAGGAATATGAAAAATGTAAAGTAAATAATGAACCATTAATAATAGGAATGGGATATGTAGAATCTGATATTAGAACCCTTATACCTATGCTGGATAAATATGCAGATGCTTATGAGATTTCAAGCCACTATGTAGGAAGAGATCTTACTCCTATGCTGAATACATTGAGAGCAGCAAAGGAACTTACTAAAAAGCCGGTATTTATGAAAGTGTCTCCAGGAGTTGAGAATTTAGGAGAAGTAGGAAGAATTTTAGAAGAAAATGGAGCTGATGGGTTAGTAGCTATCAACTCAGTAGGTCCTTGTCTTTCAATAGATATAGAAACTGGAAAACCATTTATGGGAAGTGCAACAGGATATGGTTGGATGTCAGGAGCAGCTATAAAACCAATAGCATTGAGAGTTGTATATGAACTTGCAAAAGCAGTAAAAATCCCAGTATTTGGTGTAGGTGGAGTTACTTGCGGAGCAGATGTTATAGAAATGGTAATGGCAGGAGCAGCAGCAGTTCAAGTATGTACTCAGGGAATAATCGAAGGGCCTAAAGCTTTTGGAAGAATAGCAAAAGAGACTAATGAGTGGCTGGATAAACATGGGTATAATTCGTTAGATGAAATAAGAGGAATAACAATAAAATATTTAGCTGAAAGAGAAAAAGCTAACTATATTACAAATCCTCCAGTTGTATCAGAAGATAAATGTATAGGATGTGGAATCTGTAAAACTGTATGTGGATATAAAGCAATAGAAATAGTTGAGAAAAAAGCTGTTATTAATAAGGATAAATGTTTTGGATGCGGAGTATGCGTTTCTAAATGTCCTACAAAAGCTATGGATATAGCTAGA
Coding sequences within it:
- a CDS encoding sigma-54 interaction domain-containing protein — its product is MSKLKNIENHVKKYANIISNVIEAEVEIVDADLVRIAGTGLFQDKNNEIVSGVVYKEVINTKKSLLITEPRKHELCKKCNYKKECKEKLELSSPILYKDEVIGVIGLICTTDLQKNKVLSNLDSYLKFLEQIGDFISGKVYEYQNEIKTQEVNDVFKQILNNMDKCVLSLDANNYIVNANKPAMKTMKLGADYTSKQVNIVSKKLTILGKDIFEMTIDDKYFNMVGVSIPISSINEKAYTIFIFDNVNTDIPKSTKGNNESSALDAIIGESEVMQSLKNKIRKVADTKSTVLITGKSGTGKELVARAIHDSGERRNRPFIAINCGAIPDSLLESELFGYVKGAFSGASSEGRVGKFELANTGDIFLDEIGEMPYSLQVKLLRVLQERTLVRIGSNKLINLDLRVIAATNMDLKKMVEENKFREDLYYRLNVIPIEIPPLCERDHDLFLIIDKLIEKYNNIFNKYVHTIDDDVKEILKNYSWPGNVRELENIIEFMVNMADDSGRITKTMLYDNILKNKENVKSSKVISLNDSDDICTIEEMEKVMIKKALDLYKDDSNCKNKAADRLGIGIATLYRKIDKYKLNEV
- the ssnA gene encoding putative aminohydrolase SsnA; the protein is MILINGRIITQDIERPYIENGSIVIKGEKIVDLGNTEDMIKKYPHEEIEDVKGKVIMPGLINTHHHIYSAFARGMKSNGKPSKDFIEILENLWWKLDKKLNLEDVEYSALTTYTDCIKNGVTTVFDHHASPYAITGSLETIAEAANKLGIRTCLCYEVSDRDGMEIMEEGIKENINFIKKYNTDSQNMIKGMFGLHASFTLSDASLRRCDEEMKGLNAGYHVHTAEGKADLEDSLKKYNKRVVERLRDFNILGDKTIAVHCIHINEEEMNILRDTKTNVVHNAESNMGNAVGCSPFLEMFAKGINIGIGTDGYTSDMFESMKVANILHKHEKKDPSAAWGEVPTALFENNRKIAEKYFKGDIGVIKAGALADVIVVDYDPLTPMDGNNTNGHILFGMMGRSVVTTIINGKIVMKDRKLLTGDEKGIFGHSRETAQKLWNRM
- a CDS encoding nucleobase:cation symporter-2 family protein yields the protein MMDIKAANVGQISSIDTMLSPKELFLFGMQHIAAMCAGAMAVPIILGNSLGMTYDQISILVAASFMMAGLGTIIQTLGIGKKIGSRLPMVEGVSFAGVAALSAVGVAYRDADPVMGIQVMMGATIISGVFCIVVAPVFGKLLKFFPPLVSGVVVTCMGLSLIPVAIRWIGGGNPSAENFGNFKSILLAGITLIIIVGIQKISKGFLGNIAILLGIIAGTLIAIPMGMVEFSNVSEAGIFNLNTPLYFGMPKFDITAVLSLFLVQLVIMTDATGNQLNLSNICKADEKDEGRLVAGLRAHGLSSVLGGLFNTFPHSLFGQNVGIAAITGVSSRFVGTAAGVMLLAVSFFPKLINILTSIPEPVLGGAGIIMFGIVAANGIKRLGEVNYNGNKNLMIVATSIGIALIPIAVPEFFKHFPSWGKILFQSPVTLGCLSVLILNIIFNELGKSKK
- a CDS encoding 4Fe-4S binding protein; translated protein: MADIRVKIAGLEYENPVIVAAGPPSKDAEACRACVENGAAGVVAKTVSAVPANVPKPCMHDFKGKLFLNTELWSELSVEHWMAEEYEKCKVNNEPLIIGMGYVESDIRTLIPMLDKYADAYEISSHYVGRDLTPMLNTLRAAKELTKKPVFMKVSPGVENLGEVGRILEENGADGLVAINSVGPCLSIDIETGKPFMGSATGYGWMSGAAIKPIALRVVYELAKAVKIPVFGVGGVTCGADVIEMVMAGAAAVQVCTQGIIEGPKAFGRIAKETNEWLDKHGYNSLDEIRGITIKYLAEREKANYITNPPVVSEDKCIGCGICKTVCGYKAIEIVEKKAVINKDKCFGCGVCVSKCPTKAMDIAR